GAAGGCCTGGGCGTTCTGGCCCCCGGCCTCTTCGCCGAAACGCTCAGCCGTCGCGCCCGGGAACGGGGCGTCGATCTGCGCGAGGGTGTGGCCGCGATCGGGGCCGAGGAAACCGAAGCCGGGTTCCGCGTCGCCTGCGCCCCCGGCTATGGCATCGCCGGCCGGCTGATGGCGATCGCCGCCGGTCCCGCCCGCGATACGGCCGGCAGCTGGCTGAAAGCCGATCTGCCGGTCCGCCCGGCGGTGTCGCTGCGCCTGAAGCTTCGCCCCGACCGGATCACCCCCGAAACCTGCCGCAGCCGGCCCAGCGATGTGATGCTGGCCGAAGACGGCCGGGCGGTGCTGCGCGGCACCGGCGATGGCGGCTGGCTGGTTGCCCTGCACGAAGACGGATCGGTCGCGACCTCGGCCTCGGGTGCTGCGGCCCGCGCGGCCGCCCCGGCCGCCCCGCTGTCGCCCGACGAAATCGCGGCCGCCGCCGCCCGTGTTACCGCCATCCTGCCCGACACGGCCGGGCAGCTGTTGACTCGCATGTGGCGGGTGGCCGGTCAGGCGCCGGATGCCGCCGCCATGGCCCAGGCCGTGCCCGGCCGCGCCGGGCTGTTCGTGGCCGATGGTGGCGGCGACTGGGACATGGGCGGGGCGCTGATCGCGGGCGAGCGCCTGGCCGGGCTGCTCGCCGCCTGACCCGTCATCCCGGGCGACGCCAAACGTTCAGGAAGGGGCAGCCGTAAAGGAAGGGTCAGCCGCCGTAAAGGAAGGGGCGGGCCAGATCGACCACCTGGTCCGGCGCTTCCATCGGCGCCAGATGGGCGGTGTCGAGCGTGACGAAATCGCGGGTGCCCGGCATGTGCCGGGCCGCGATCGCCGACATGTTCTGAAACACCGGATGCGACCGGGCGGTCTTGGCCACCAGCACCGGCACATGCTGGTCGTGCAGCAGCAGGAAGGGGTCACCCGCCGGGTCGCCGCTATTGGCATTGCCCATGGCGCGCGCGATCGGCCCCAGAATGTCGGCCTCGGTTTCCGGCTCGCAGGCCAGCACCAGTTCGGCGCCGTCGCGGCGGAAGCCCCAGTCCAGATAAAGATCCAGCGCCGCCGGCGTCACCACGTCGAAGGGCGGGCGCGAGGCGAAGCGCGCCCGTGCGGTCTCGCGGTCGGTGAAGCGCGGCTTGCGCCGGCCGGCGGCCTCCACCAGGCCACGGCCGAAGGCCCAGCCTTCGGGCTCGGGCTCCTCTCCGGCGCCCGGTTCGGAAATCGTGGGCTCGATCACCACCATCCGCCGGAACAGCTCGGGCCGGAGTGCGGCCGCCAGCAGCACGTCGGTGGCCCCGGCCGAATGGGCCAGCACGTCGATCCCGCGCCAGCCCATGGCATCGGCCAGCGCGATCAGATCCAGCGCGAAGGCCCGGAACCCGTATTCGCCGGGGGTGCGGCCCGACGCCCCATGGCCGCGACGGTCATAGCTCCACACGCCCGAGGCATGGGCCGAAAGCTTCAGCGCCACCGGCTCCAGCGTCGCGCCGCAATAGCCGGTGCCATGGGTCATCAGCAGGGGCCGGCCGGCCGGATCGCCGCCGGGCCAGGACTGGACATGAAGAACCGGGCCGGAACCGGGATCGAACCGTCCGGAGGTGAAGCTGCCCGAAAGCGGGGAACCTTCGGCAGCCATGCCGGGCTCGGCCGGCCTGTCATCAACCATGGCGCGCATGGCAAGAGTATCGCCCGAAGCCAGAGGTCTGATCAAGGGCCGGGGACTGCGCGCCGGTCAAAGAGAAACCCCCGGCCCTGGATGGGCCGGGGGTAGGACGACAGCCACAGGGTACAGATCGCTCAGTGATGGAGGATCTGCCCCAGGAAGGCCTTGGTCCGGTCGTTCTGCGGGTTGAGGAAGAATTCCTCGGGCACGTTCTCTTCCACGATCTCGCCACGATCCATGAAGATCACCCGGTCGGCGACCGTGCGGGCGAACCCCATTTCATGGGTCACGCAGAGCATGGTCATCCCGGTCTCGGCCAGCTCGATCATCACGTCGAGCACTTCCTTGATCATCTCGGGGTCCAGCGCCGAGGTCGGCTCGTCGAAGAGCATGACCT
The Tistrella mobilis DNA segment above includes these coding regions:
- a CDS encoding NAD(P)/FAD-dependent oxidoreductase, with the translated sequence MSRLVDCDVVIVGGGVVGLAAAIGLRRQAFRVTVLEATAGAGRDLDGICGLIGTEGRAALARLLGADEAAALVTTATVPEGAADTLPEGLGVLAPGLFAETLSRRARERGVDLREGVAAIGAEETEAGFRVACAPGYGIAGRLMAIAAGPARDTAGSWLKADLPVRPAVSLRLKLRPDRITPETCRSRPSDVMLAEDGRAVLRGTGDGGWLVALHEDGSVATSASGAAARAAAPAAPLSPDEIAAAAARVTAILPDTAGQLLTRMWRVAGQAPDAAAMAQAVPGRAGLFVADGGGDWDMGGALIAGERLAGLLAA
- a CDS encoding alpha/beta fold hydrolase, with the protein product MRAMVDDRPAEPGMAAEGSPLSGSFTSGRFDPGSGPVLHVQSWPGGDPAGRPLLMTHGTGYCGATLEPVALKLSAHASGVWSYDRRGHGASGRTPGEYGFRAFALDLIALADAMGWRGIDVLAHSAGATDVLLAAALRPELFRRMVVIEPTISEPGAGEEPEPEGWAFGRGLVEAAGRRKPRFTDRETARARFASRPPFDVVTPAALDLYLDWGFRRDGAELVLACEPETEADILGPIARAMGNANSGDPAGDPFLLLHDQHVPVLVAKTARSHPVFQNMSAIAARHMPGTRDFVTLDTAHLAPMEAPDQVVDLARPFLYGG